In Amphiura filiformis chromosome 2, Afil_fr2py, whole genome shotgun sequence, one DNA window encodes the following:
- the LOC140144711 gene encoding uncharacterized protein — protein sequence MYTYPMGAIIRRYNINYHLYADDVQLYIELDPKIPGDAAVAAFKLQACIAELKIWMSTNKLQLNESKTEFMVLASKHNLKDLSTVTLNLDNTTITPSTVIKNLGVKFESDMSMTAQVASISSSTNYHLRNINRIRRFIDKDTCKQAVRALITSRLDYCNSLLINITAKD from the coding sequence ATGTACACTTATCCAATGGGAGCAATCATCCGCCGTTATAACATCAATTACCACCTTTATGCGGATGATGTGCAACTTTATATTGAACTTGACCCTAAAATTCCGGGTGATGCTGCTGTAGCAGCTTTTAAGCTCCAGGCTTGTATTGCAGAACTTAAGATATGGATGAGCACTAACAAGCTGCAGCTAAACGAAAGTAAAACAGAGTTCATGGTGTTAGCTTCAAAACACAACCTGAAAGACCTTTCTACTGTCACTTTGAATTTGGATAACACCACCATCACCCCTTCAACTGTCATTAAGAACCTCGGTGTCAAGTTCGAGTCTGACATGTCAATGACTGCTCAGGTTGCTTCCATATCTAGCTCCACTAATTACCATCTCCGCAATATCAACAGAATCCGTCGTTTCATTGACAAAGACACTTGCAAGCAAGCAGTCAGAGCGCTAATAACATCCAGATTGGACTACTGCAACTCTCTGCTTATTAACATCACAGCCAAAGACTAA